One window from the genome of Maylandia zebra isolate NMK-2024a linkage group LG18, Mzebra_GT3a, whole genome shotgun sequence encodes:
- the parla gene encoding presenilin-associated rhomboid-like protein A, mitochondrial isoform X1, producing MAWRGYAIKWAKTEFVRSQNTTPRSSSLNPYNQQRCGFRREAKRPDIKKKNATQETNTSATEAGTPVPQPPPRVPRPTLFTPLMFTVGFTGCSFGAAAILQYESLKSRLQTAKDEENSEKGMQGTQDMAYWHNWWNQLSSFQRQLILLVSMVDDFWNSLTEGQKTVTGIIALNAAVLCCWRIPSMQRSMLKYFTSNPASKTRCLPMALSSFSHYSIIHMVANMYVLWIFSSGIVSLLGKEQFLAVYLSAGVVSTMVSYTCKAATGRLYPSLGASGAVMAVLAAICSKMPEAKLGIIFLPMVTFTAGTALKALVAIDTAGLLLGWRLFDHAAHLGGALFGVWYVAYGHKLIWRKREPLVKLWHDIRSPGSRGSRPGRGPGGGGGGPTS from the exons ATGGCGTGGAGAGGATACGCGATAAAATGGGCCAAAACAGAGTTCGTGAGATCCCAGAACACCACTCCACGAAGCTCCAG TCTTAACCCCTACAACCAGCAGAGGTGTGGATTTCGTCGGGAGGCCAAAAGGCcagacataaagaaaaaaaatgccacGCAGGAAACAAACACCTCAGCCACTGAGGCTGGCACCCCGGTGCCCCAGCCTCCTCCTAGAGTCCCCAGGCCTACACTTTTCACACCGCTGATGTTCACAGTAGGG TTTACAGGCTGCTCCTTTGGTGCGGCGGCCATTCTCCAATATGAGAGTCTAAAGTCAAGACTTCAGACTGCAAAAGATGAAGAGAATTCAGAAAAAGGCATGCAG GGCACCCAGGACATGGCATACTGGCACAACTGGTGGAACCAGCTGTCCAGCTTCCAGCGACAGCTCATTCTCCTGGTGTCCATGGTGGATGACTTCTGGAACAGCCTCACAGAGGGACAGAAGACTGTGACAG GTATTATCGCACTAAATGCCGCCGTCCTCTGCTGTTGGCGAATCCCTTCAATGCAAAGAAGTATGCTTAAGTACTTCACGTCCAACCCAGCTTCCA aAACACGCTGCCTTCCCATGGCTCTGTCCTCCTTCAGTCACTACTCCATCATCCACATGGTGGCCAACATGTATGTCCTATGGATATTCTCCTCAGGGATCGTCTCTCTTTTGGGGAAAGAGCAATTTCTTGCAGTTTACCTGTCTGCTG GTGTGGTTTCCACTATGGTCAGTTACACATGTAAGGCAGCCACCGGGCGTCTCTATCCATCATTAGGGGCG TCCGGCGCCGTCATGGCAGTGCTCGCTGCTATCTGCTCTAAGATGCCAGAGGCCAAGCTTGGCATAATCTTCCTTCCCATGGTCACTTTCACAGCAGGAACA GCTCTGAAAGCGCTAGTTGCCATTGACACAGCAGGACTTCTGTTGGGATGGCGGCTGTTTGACCATGCAGCTCACCTTGGCGGAGCCCTCTTTGGAGT GTGGTATGTGGCATATGGTCATAAACTCATCTGGAGGAAGAGGGAGCCCCTTGTGAAGTTGTGGCATGACATTCGTTCACCAGGCAGCCGAGGTTCCAGGCCTGGACGTGGACccgggggtggtggtggtggaccAACATCATAA
- the parla gene encoding presenilin-associated rhomboid-like protein A, mitochondrial isoform X2 encodes MFTVGFTGCSFGAAAILQYESLKSRLQTAKDEENSEKGMQGTQDMAYWHNWWNQLSSFQRQLILLVSMVDDFWNSLTEGQKTVTGIIALNAAVLCCWRIPSMQRSMLKYFTSNPASKTRCLPMALSSFSHYSIIHMVANMYVLWIFSSGIVSLLGKEQFLAVYLSAGVVSTMVSYTCKAATGRLYPSLGASGAVMAVLAAICSKMPEAKLGIIFLPMVTFTAGTALKALVAIDTAGLLLGWRLFDHAAHLGGALFGVWYVAYGHKLIWRKREPLVKLWHDIRSPGSRGSRPGRGPGGGGGGPTS; translated from the exons ATGTTCACAGTAGGG TTTACAGGCTGCTCCTTTGGTGCGGCGGCCATTCTCCAATATGAGAGTCTAAAGTCAAGACTTCAGACTGCAAAAGATGAAGAGAATTCAGAAAAAGGCATGCAG GGCACCCAGGACATGGCATACTGGCACAACTGGTGGAACCAGCTGTCCAGCTTCCAGCGACAGCTCATTCTCCTGGTGTCCATGGTGGATGACTTCTGGAACAGCCTCACAGAGGGACAGAAGACTGTGACAG GTATTATCGCACTAAATGCCGCCGTCCTCTGCTGTTGGCGAATCCCTTCAATGCAAAGAAGTATGCTTAAGTACTTCACGTCCAACCCAGCTTCCA aAACACGCTGCCTTCCCATGGCTCTGTCCTCCTTCAGTCACTACTCCATCATCCACATGGTGGCCAACATGTATGTCCTATGGATATTCTCCTCAGGGATCGTCTCTCTTTTGGGGAAAGAGCAATTTCTTGCAGTTTACCTGTCTGCTG GTGTGGTTTCCACTATGGTCAGTTACACATGTAAGGCAGCCACCGGGCGTCTCTATCCATCATTAGGGGCG TCCGGCGCCGTCATGGCAGTGCTCGCTGCTATCTGCTCTAAGATGCCAGAGGCCAAGCTTGGCATAATCTTCCTTCCCATGGTCACTTTCACAGCAGGAACA GCTCTGAAAGCGCTAGTTGCCATTGACACAGCAGGACTTCTGTTGGGATGGCGGCTGTTTGACCATGCAGCTCACCTTGGCGGAGCCCTCTTTGGAGT GTGGTATGTGGCATATGGTCATAAACTCATCTGGAGGAAGAGGGAGCCCCTTGTGAAGTTGTGGCATGACATTCGTTCACCAGGCAGCCGAGGTTCCAGGCCTGGACGTGGACccgggggtggtggtggtggaccAACATCATAA